A region from the Triticum aestivum cultivar Chinese Spring chromosome 3D, IWGSC CS RefSeq v2.1, whole genome shotgun sequence genome encodes:
- the LOC123080781 gene encoding uncharacterized protein, with translation MAGAADAGVCGVCFNHCKYESKGSGFSMLAWEEFKNAGVVPCNERDRFNNATREKVTFVANQRAYTVKCYKGRRKSAMYGRGWRKFYEDNNLGKGQMVVFYLDEPLPTASILWFQVGNGSKPLKIQISGNEDGEASSDDSEGIVCTRGLLLNETEDAQLQGLLPLSDGFIGFAFVHRLTRTDIRLGMMKIPKKVAAATPFEEQGVVGISVDGRRFKKISYKTADDGRIVFGRKKWEDFAASRGLKVNTAVLIGFKSSERDDVHVLVILKKLG, from the exons ATGGCCGGCGCTGCTGATGCA GGGGTTTGTGGAGTTTGTTTCAACCATTGCAAGTATGAGAGCAAGGGAAGCGGTTTCAGCATGCTTGCATGGGAGGAGTTCAAGAATGCAGGG GTTGTGCCTTGCAATGAAAGGGACCGTTTCAACAATGCGACAAGAGAGAAGGTGACGTTTGTGGCAAACCAACGGGCATACACTGTAAAGTGTTACAAGGGTCGCAGAAAGAGCGCTATGTATGGGAGAGGTTGGAGGAAGTTCTATGAAGACAACAATCTGGGCAAGGGTCAGATGGTGGTGTTCTACCTGGATGAACCTTTGCCTACGGCATCTATTTTGTGGTTCCAGGTGGGCAACGGCTCGAAGCCATTGAAGATTCAGATTTCAGGTAATGAGGATGGAGAAGCTTCAAGCGATGATAGTGAAGGCATTGTTTGCACTAGGGGGCTTTTGCTTAATGAGACAGAGGATGCTCAGCTACAGGGGCTGCTGCCTCTCAGTGATGGTTTCATCGGGTTTGCTTTTGTTCACCGCCTCACAAGGACTGACATTCGCTTGGGCATGATG AAAAtacccaagaaagttgctgctgCCACGCCGTTTGAAGAACAAGGGGTTGTTGGTATTTCTGTGGATGGTCGGAGATTCAAAAAAATCTCATACAAAACTGCTGATGATGGCCGCATTGTGTTTGGCAGGAAGAAGTGGGAAGACTTCGCAGCTAGCAGAGGACTCAAAGTCAACACAGCTGTTCTTATTGGCTTCAAGAGCAGCGAGAGGGATGATGTCCATGTCCTGGTTATCTTGAAGAAGCTTGGCTAG
- the LOC123075758 gene encoding uncharacterized protein: MYIKKYQKEKLKQNRTMMTLGGCIYHLAVRCLDFTDFGSIQIPSLMPRICVWKGDMVKHLSDMTIGRDGKYGCLTIKEVSETYYKDGTHEWASTIKNSNFRKAINNVAGNSLSDKVKEDIFLAYENHMKNEDLNTCIKAKGLLLDSIRIITNASGESGDTVKVGSTGTELNASQQSNNSGDTVKLQSTELQEENDGGHLVQRKRRKTNVLSTSQQSAGSSVSKTNAGKGSRNEADGFCSSPPKVHEIGKLKSDSVAQCQREHSSKDPMPEMCAPAASTFTPGNQDGAILIQYKRRRIDAQSSSEPHDPCSIKHKKPLEALLKEDKKIPSKQGEEKDEVHTLDNQQEKSSSLNYMLIGEAKENHVQNVAESAKEDIPTELIQSKIIFTESKRTTFSGFQNTSIQELDLQRKNSRGRPDNLSIDINVKAQPESGTHTDEVFARGYKIISDFLDKAREKYFFAEDSTPSFRISEDVDECGNIIEEHELWRPVWMKDECYNKKQRS; the protein is encoded by the exons ATGTATATAAAGAAATACCAAAAGGAAAAGCTGAAGCAGAACCGAACAATGATGACTCTAGGAGGATGTATATACCACCTAGCA gtCCGTTGCCTTGATTTTACTGATTTTGGCTCAATTCAAATCCCATCTTTGATGCCCAGGATATGTGTTTGGAAGGGAGATATGGTCAAGCATTTAAGTGACATGACCATTGGAAGAGACGGAAAGTATGGATGTCTGACA ATAAAAGAAGTATCAGAAACCTACTATAAGGATGGAACACATGAGTGGGCAAGTACAATTAAGAATTCAAATTTCAGGAAAGCGATAAACAATGTTGCAGGGAATTCTTTGTCTGACAAG GTCAAAGAGGATATCTTCCTCGCTTACGAAAACCATATGAAGAATGAAGACCTAAATACTTGCATCAAAGCTAAAGGGCTTTTGCTAGACTCGATCCGCATCATAACCAATGCCTCTGGTGAATCAGGTGATACAGTTAAAGTGGGCTCAACAGGAACTGAATTGAATGCAAGCCAACAATCCAACAACTCAGGAGACACTGTCAAACTACAATCGACTGAACTTCAAGAGGAAAATGATGGAG GGCATCTGGTGCAAAGGAAAAGAAGGAAAACGAATGTTCTATCAACTAGCCAACAGTCTGCTGGTTCTTCTGTATCAAAAACAAATGCTGGAAAAGGGAGCAGAAATGAAGCTGATGGGTTTTGTAGCAGCCCTCCTAAAGTCCATGAAATAGGCAAGCTGAAG TCTGACTCCGTAGCACAATGTCAAAGAGAGCATTCCTCAAAGGACCCCATGCCGGAAATGTGTGCTCCAGCCGCATCAACTTTCACTCCAGGAAATCAAGATGGAG CAATTTTGATACAATACAAAAGGAGGAGGATAGATGCCCAATCAAGCAGCGAACCACATGATCCCTGTTCAATCAAGCATAAGAAGCCTTTGGAAGCTCTTTTGAAG GAAGACAAAAAAATCCCCTCAAAACAGGGTGAAGAAAAGGATGAAGTCCACACTCTAGATAATCAACAAGAGAAAAGCAGCAGCCTCAACTACATGCTTATTGGAGAAGCAAAAGAGAACCACGTTCAAAATGTAGCAGAGAGTGCCAAGGAGGACATCCCAACAGAGCTCATTCAGTCCAAAATAATTTTCACGGAATCAAAGCGAACAACATTTTCTGGTTTTCAAAACACATCAATTCAGGAATTG GACCTGCAGAGGAAAAATTCCAGGGGGCGCCCGGATAACCTGAGCATAGACATTAATGTAAAAGCGCAACCAGAGAGTG GGACACATACAGATGAGGTTTTCGCAAGAGGCTATAAAATCATTAGCGACTTTCTAGACAAGGCAAGAGAAAAATATTTCTTTGCCGAGGATAGCACCCCCTCATTCAGGATCTCTGAAGATGTGGATGAATGTGGAAATATAATCGAAGAACATGAATTGTGGAGGCCTGTATGGATGAAGGATGAGTGTTACAATAAAAA GCAACGAAGTTGA